The Pyrus communis chromosome 9, drPyrComm1.1, whole genome shotgun sequence genome has a segment encoding these proteins:
- the LOC137746193 gene encoding E3 ubiquitin-protein ligase PUB24-like has product MDDIEVPQYFICPISLQIMKDPVTTITGITYDRESIEHWLFQSKNITCPATKQPLPKDSELTPNHTLRRLIQAWCTDNASYGIDRIPTPKPPLNKAQVLKLLKDLWHPQLQLKIIQKLELLAVENEGNRKYMVEAGVAKAMLFFITNICYKNGQVDGLEDALSILHFVRISSEELNRLFMENDQIINSLTWVFGCETENQIAVSTQAVLVLKNIIQKANSTVLETLNPNFFKKLVGILRNGVTQQGVNAALHVMLDACPWGRNRIKMVEAGAVYELIELEFGAPEKRTELIFGILFHLCSCADGRAQFLSHKGGISVVSKRLLRVSPTTDDRAVLILSMVSKYSGTNLVLQEMLEVGAVRRLCTLLQVDCAPYLKDKAREILKSHHEEWKNCPCLGMSLYPR; this is encoded by the coding sequence atggatGATATAGAAGTTCCTCAGTATTTCATCTGCCCAATATCTCTTCAGATCATGAAAGACCCTGTGACAACCATTACAGGTATCACGTATGACCGGGAGAGTATCGAGCACTGGCTATTCCAGAGCAAGAACATCACATGTCCTGCCACCAAACAGCCGCTCCCGAAAGACTCCGAACTAACCCCCAACCACACGTTGCGCCGCTTAATTCAGGCGTGGTGCACTGACAATGCCTCCTACGGCATTGATCGAATACCAACTCCGAAACCACCTCTCAACAAGGCTCAAGTCCTCAAACTCCTCAAGGACCTTTGGCACCCTCAGCTCCAGCTGAAGATTATTCAAAAGTTGGAGCTCCTCGCGGTGGAAAACGAAGGGAATAGGAAGTACATGGTGGAAGCCGGAGTGGCTAAGGCCATGTTGTTTTTCATTACGAACATATGTTACAAGAACGGCCAGGTGGATGGCCTAGAAGACGCCCTTAGCATACTTCACTTTGTTCGGATTTCGTCCGAAGAATTAAACCGTCTCTTTATGGAAAACGATCAGATCATCAATTCGTTGACATGGGTTTTTGGTTGCGAAACGGAGAATCAAATCGCGGTCAGTACGCAAGCGGTGTTGGTGCTCAAAAATATCATCCAAAAGGCAAACTCAACCGTGCtggaaaccctaaaccctaatttttttaagaaacttgTTGGGATTTTGAGAAATGGGGTCACACAACAAGGGGTGAATGCAGCTCTACATGTCATGTTAGACGCTTGTCCTTGGGGAAGAAATCGAATCAAGATGGTCGAAGCCGGGGCTGTTTACGAGCTCATCgagcttgaatttggtgctccAGAAAAGAGAACAGAGCTCATTTTTGGTATATTGTTTCATTTGTGTTCTTGTGCTGATGGGAGAGCCCAGTTTCTTAGTCACAAAGGAGGCATCTCTGTTGTGTCAAAGAGACTCCTTAGGGTTTCTCCAACAACTGATGACCGAGCAGTTTTGATCCTTTCTATGGTAAGCAAGTACTCAGGAACCAACTTGGTGCTTCAGGAGATGTTGGAGGTTGGAGCTGTGCGTAGGCTTTGTACTTTGCTCCAAGTTGACTGTGCTccatacttgaaagacaaagcAAGGGAAATCCTTAAATCACATCATGAGGAGTGGAAGAACTGTCCTTGTCTTGGTATGTCTCTGTATCCCAGATGA